The following are encoded together in the Coffea arabica cultivar ET-39 chromosome 1c, Coffea Arabica ET-39 HiFi, whole genome shotgun sequence genome:
- the LOC113742916 gene encoding 6-phosphofructo-2-kinase/fructose-2,6-bisphosphatase-like isoform X1 yields the protein MGTGSSKNPDCSSSHGSDDREDQGGGQLYVSLKMEENSYLLKSELIPHVYGSVPLVGSWDPSKALAMERESSSMWELSFVVPPNHETLDFKFLLKPKYSNSPCVVEEGPNRLLTGGTLQGDARSAVFRLSGGEVLLEYRVFIKADRVSPFDLAASWRAYQENLQPSTVRGIPDVSMNSVPESGTENCSSASLELDLEHYVVPAPTTSANSGLLYAANMTETPRSLSHANAFSKAAGGASHPVSIGVPTERPATIKEMEVIVPDPTIVYSSSGIVESKSVGTLSSLQKQDGQRGLFVDRGVGSPRLVKSPSLTTFTVDQNVHSEAKDPIPAAAGAVAAAAVADQMLGPKEDRHLAIVLVGLPARGKTFTAAKLTRYLRWLGHDTKHFNVGKYRRLKLGTNQSADFFRGDNPEGIEARNEVAALAMEDMIAWMQEGGQVGIFDATNSSRKRRNMLMRMAEGKCKIFFLETICNDRQIIERNIRLKIQQSPDYAEEPDFEAGYRDFRSRLDNYEKVYETVEEGSYIKMIDMVSGHGGQIQVNNISGYLPGRIVFFLVNTHLTPRPILLTRHGESRDNVRGRIGGDSVLSDTGEVYAKKLANFVEKRLKNERAASIWTSTLQRTILTANPIVGFPKIQWRALDEINAGVCDGMTYEEIKKNMPDEYESRKKDKLRYRYPRGESYLDVIQRLEPVIIELERQRAPVVVISHQAVLRALYAYFADRPLKEIPHIEVPLHTIIEIQMGVSGVQEKRYKLM from the exons ATGGGGACTGGTTCATCAAAAAACCCGGACTGCAGCAGCTCCCATGGCAGCGACGACAGGGAAGACCAAGGCGGGGGCCAGCTCTACGTCTCCCTTAAAATGGAGGAAAACAGTTACCTCCTCAAATCCGAACTCATTCCCCACGTCTACGGCTCCGTTCCCCTCGTCGGCTCCTGGGACCCCTCCAAAGCC CTTGCGATGGAACGCGAATCCTCCTCAATGTGGGAATTGAGCTTCGTTGTCCCACCTAATCACG AGACATTGGATTTTAAGTTTCTGTTGAAGCCCAAGTACAGCAATTCGCCATGTGTAGTGGAGGAAGGTCCCAACAGGCTGTTAACAGGGGGAACATTACAAGGGGATGCAAGGTCTGCAGTGTTCCGCTTGAGTGGAGGTGAGGTTCTTCTTGAGTATAGGGTGTTTATAAAGGCCGACAGGGTTTCCCCATTTGATCTTGCGGCTAGTTGGAGGGCTTATCAGGAGAATCTTCAGCCTTCTACTGTTCGTGGTATACCGGATGTTAGTATGAATTCCGTACCAGAGTCGGGTACCGAG AATTGTTCTTCAGCAAGTTTGGAGCTTGATCTTGAACACTATGTTGTCCCGGCTCCAACAACGTCTGCAAACTCTGGATTGCTTTATGCAGCTAATATGACAGAAACTCCTAGGTCACTGAGTCATGCTAACGCATTCTCCAAAGCAGCTGGTGGTGCATCGCATCCCGTCAGTATTGGTGTTCCCACTGAAAGACCAGCAACTATCAAG GAGATGGAAGTCATTGTTCCAGACCCAACTATAGTGTATTCAAGTTCTGGCATTGTTGAATCGAAGTCAGTAGGAACATTGTCATCATTGCAGAAGCAAGATGGTCAAAGAGGACTATTTGTGGATAGGGGTGTAGGATCTCCAAGGCTAGTCAAATCACCTAGTTTAACTACTTTTACTGTTGATCAGAATGTTCATTCAGAAGCCAAG GACCCAATACCAGCAGCTGCAGGCGCTGTTGCTGCTGCAGCTGTAGCAGACCAGATGCTAGGTCCAAAGGAGGATAGACATCTAGCTATTGTCCTG GTTGGCTTACCTGCTAGGGGCAAAACTTTTACGGCAGCTAAACTCACTAGATATCTTCGTTGGTTGGGTCATGACACCAAACACTTTAATGTGGGAAAG TACCGAAGACTAAAGCTTGGGACTAATCAG TCTGCTGACTTCTTCCGAGGAGATAATCCAGAAGGCATAGAGGCGCGCAATGAG GTAGCAGCTTTAGCTATGGAGGATATGATAGCTTGGATGCAAGAGGGTGGCCAA GTAGGGATATTTGATGCTACAAACAGTTCCAGGAAAAGACGGAATATGTTAATGAGAATGGCTGAAGGAAAATGCAAG attttttttttagagacaATATGCAATGATCGCCAGATAATTGAAAGAAATATCCGCCTCAAAATTCAACAGAGCCCTGACTATGCTGAAGA ACCAGATTTTGAAGCTGGATATCGGGATTTCAGAAGTCGACTTGACAATTACGAAAAA GTTTATGAAACTGTAGAAGAAGGTTCTTACATCAAAATGATTGACATGGTCAGTGGTCATGGTGGACAAATACAA GTGAACAATATTAGTGGCTATCTTCCTGGGCGTATTGTCTTTTTCTTG GTGAATACACACCTAACACCTCGTCCAATCTTGCTGACGAGGCATGGAGAAAGTCGAGACAATGTCAGGGGCAGGATTGGGGGTGATTCTGTTTTGAG TGATACTGGAGAGGTTTATGCTAAGAAACTAGCTAATTTTGTGGAAAAGCGTCTGAAAAATGAAAGAGCGGCTTCT ATATGGACCAGCACATTGCAGAGAACAATTTTGACTGCTAATCCAATTGTTGGAtttcccaag ATACAATGGCGTGCACTTGACGAGATAAATGCAGGTGTATGCGATGGGATGACATatgaagaaattaagaaaaacatGCCCGACGAGTACGA GTCACGAAAAAAGGACAAGCTGAGATATAGATACCCTCGTGGCGAGTCTTACCTGGATGTTATACAAAG GCTAGAGCCTGTGATTATTGAGCTTGAACGACAACGGGCACCTGTTGTGGTGATATCTCACCAG GCGGTACTGAGAGCTTTGTATGCTTATTTTGCGGATAGACCATTGAAGGAAATTCCGCACATAGAG GTGCCGCTTCACACAATTATAGAGATACAAATGGGAGTTAGTGGTGTCCAGGAGAAAAGATACAAGCTCATGTAA
- the LOC113742916 gene encoding 6-phosphofructo-2-kinase/fructose-2,6-bisphosphatase-like isoform X6 codes for MGTGSSKNPDCSSSHGSDDREDQGGGQLYVSLKMEENSYLLKSELIPHVYGSVPLVGSWDPSKALAMERESSSMWELSFVVPPNHETLDFKFLLKPKYSNSPCVVEEGPNRLLTGGTLQGDARSAVFRLSGGEVLLEYRVFIKADRVSPFDLAASWRAYQENLQPSTVRGIPDVSMNSVPESGTENCSSASLELDLEHYVVPAPTTSANSGLLYAANMTETPRSLSHANAFSKAAGGASHPVSIGVPTERPATIKEMEVIVPDPTIVYSSSGIVESKSVGTLSSLQKQDGQRGLFVDRGVGSPRLVKSPSLTTFTVDQNVHSEAKDPIPAAAGAVAAAAVADQMLGPKEDRHLAIVLVGLPARGKTFTAAKLTRYLRWLGHDTKHFNVGKYRRLKLGTNQSADFFRGDNPEGIEARNEVAALAMEDMIAWMQEGGQVGIFDATNSSRKRRNMLMRMAEGKCKIFFLETICNDRQIIERNIRLKIQQSPDYAEEPDFEAGYRDFRSRLDNYEKVYETVEEGSYIKMIDMVSGHGGQIQVNNISGYLPGRIVFFLVNTHLTPRPILLTRHGESRDNVRGRIGGDSVLSDTGEVYAKKLANFVEKRLKNERAASSVEEGV; via the exons ATGGGGACTGGTTCATCAAAAAACCCGGACTGCAGCAGCTCCCATGGCAGCGACGACAGGGAAGACCAAGGCGGGGGCCAGCTCTACGTCTCCCTTAAAATGGAGGAAAACAGTTACCTCCTCAAATCCGAACTCATTCCCCACGTCTACGGCTCCGTTCCCCTCGTCGGCTCCTGGGACCCCTCCAAAGCC CTTGCGATGGAACGCGAATCCTCCTCAATGTGGGAATTGAGCTTCGTTGTCCCACCTAATCACG AGACATTGGATTTTAAGTTTCTGTTGAAGCCCAAGTACAGCAATTCGCCATGTGTAGTGGAGGAAGGTCCCAACAGGCTGTTAACAGGGGGAACATTACAAGGGGATGCAAGGTCTGCAGTGTTCCGCTTGAGTGGAGGTGAGGTTCTTCTTGAGTATAGGGTGTTTATAAAGGCCGACAGGGTTTCCCCATTTGATCTTGCGGCTAGTTGGAGGGCTTATCAGGAGAATCTTCAGCCTTCTACTGTTCGTGGTATACCGGATGTTAGTATGAATTCCGTACCAGAGTCGGGTACCGAG AATTGTTCTTCAGCAAGTTTGGAGCTTGATCTTGAACACTATGTTGTCCCGGCTCCAACAACGTCTGCAAACTCTGGATTGCTTTATGCAGCTAATATGACAGAAACTCCTAGGTCACTGAGTCATGCTAACGCATTCTCCAAAGCAGCTGGTGGTGCATCGCATCCCGTCAGTATTGGTGTTCCCACTGAAAGACCAGCAACTATCAAG GAGATGGAAGTCATTGTTCCAGACCCAACTATAGTGTATTCAAGTTCTGGCATTGTTGAATCGAAGTCAGTAGGAACATTGTCATCATTGCAGAAGCAAGATGGTCAAAGAGGACTATTTGTGGATAGGGGTGTAGGATCTCCAAGGCTAGTCAAATCACCTAGTTTAACTACTTTTACTGTTGATCAGAATGTTCATTCAGAAGCCAAG GACCCAATACCAGCAGCTGCAGGCGCTGTTGCTGCTGCAGCTGTAGCAGACCAGATGCTAGGTCCAAAGGAGGATAGACATCTAGCTATTGTCCTG GTTGGCTTACCTGCTAGGGGCAAAACTTTTACGGCAGCTAAACTCACTAGATATCTTCGTTGGTTGGGTCATGACACCAAACACTTTAATGTGGGAAAG TACCGAAGACTAAAGCTTGGGACTAATCAG TCTGCTGACTTCTTCCGAGGAGATAATCCAGAAGGCATAGAGGCGCGCAATGAG GTAGCAGCTTTAGCTATGGAGGATATGATAGCTTGGATGCAAGAGGGTGGCCAA GTAGGGATATTTGATGCTACAAACAGTTCCAGGAAAAGACGGAATATGTTAATGAGAATGGCTGAAGGAAAATGCAAG attttttttttagagacaATATGCAATGATCGCCAGATAATTGAAAGAAATATCCGCCTCAAAATTCAACAGAGCCCTGACTATGCTGAAGA ACCAGATTTTGAAGCTGGATATCGGGATTTCAGAAGTCGACTTGACAATTACGAAAAA GTTTATGAAACTGTAGAAGAAGGTTCTTACATCAAAATGATTGACATGGTCAGTGGTCATGGTGGACAAATACAA GTGAACAATATTAGTGGCTATCTTCCTGGGCGTATTGTCTTTTTCTTG GTGAATACACACCTAACACCTCGTCCAATCTTGCTGACGAGGCATGGAGAAAGTCGAGACAATGTCAGGGGCAGGATTGGGGGTGATTCTGTTTTGAG TGATACTGGAGAGGTTTATGCTAAGAAACTAGCTAATTTTGTGGAAAAGCGTCTGAAAAATGAAAGAGCGGCTTCT TCAGTAGAAGAAGGTGTTTGA
- the LOC113742916 gene encoding 6-phosphofructo-2-kinase/fructose-2,6-bisphosphatase-like isoform X5, translated as MGTGSSKNPDCSSSHGSDDREDQGGGQLYVSLKMEENSYLLKSELIPHVYGSVPLVGSWDPSKALAMERESSSMWELSFVVPPNHETLDFKFLLKPKYSNSPCVVEEGPNRLLTGGTLQGDARSAVFRLSGGEVLLEYRVFIKADRVSPFDLAASWRAYQENLQPSTVRGIPDVSMNSVPESGTENCSSASLELDLEHYVVPAPTTSANSGLLYAANMTETPRSLSHANAFSKAAGGASHPVSIGVPTERPATIKEMEVIVPDPTIVYSSSGIVESKSVGTLSSLQKQDGQRGLFVDRGVGSPRLVKSPSLTTFTVDQNVHSEAKDPIPAAAGAVAAAAVADQMLGPKEDRHLAIVLVGLPARGKTFTAAKLTRYLRWLGHDTKHFNVGKYRRLKLGTNQSADFFRGDNPEGIEARNEVAALAMEDMIAWMQEGGQVGIFDATNSSRKRRNMLMRMAEGKCKIFFLETICNDRQIIERNIRLKIQQSPDYAEEPDFEAGYRDFRSRLDNYEKVYETVEEGSYIKMIDMVSGHGGQIQVNNISGYLPGRIVFFLVNTHLTPRPILLTRHGESRDNVRGRIGGDSVLSDTGEVYAKKLANFVEKRLKNERAASIWTSTLQRTILTANPIVGFPKIQWRALDEINAGVCDGMTYEEIKKNMPDEYECRFTQL; from the exons ATGGGGACTGGTTCATCAAAAAACCCGGACTGCAGCAGCTCCCATGGCAGCGACGACAGGGAAGACCAAGGCGGGGGCCAGCTCTACGTCTCCCTTAAAATGGAGGAAAACAGTTACCTCCTCAAATCCGAACTCATTCCCCACGTCTACGGCTCCGTTCCCCTCGTCGGCTCCTGGGACCCCTCCAAAGCC CTTGCGATGGAACGCGAATCCTCCTCAATGTGGGAATTGAGCTTCGTTGTCCCACCTAATCACG AGACATTGGATTTTAAGTTTCTGTTGAAGCCCAAGTACAGCAATTCGCCATGTGTAGTGGAGGAAGGTCCCAACAGGCTGTTAACAGGGGGAACATTACAAGGGGATGCAAGGTCTGCAGTGTTCCGCTTGAGTGGAGGTGAGGTTCTTCTTGAGTATAGGGTGTTTATAAAGGCCGACAGGGTTTCCCCATTTGATCTTGCGGCTAGTTGGAGGGCTTATCAGGAGAATCTTCAGCCTTCTACTGTTCGTGGTATACCGGATGTTAGTATGAATTCCGTACCAGAGTCGGGTACCGAG AATTGTTCTTCAGCAAGTTTGGAGCTTGATCTTGAACACTATGTTGTCCCGGCTCCAACAACGTCTGCAAACTCTGGATTGCTTTATGCAGCTAATATGACAGAAACTCCTAGGTCACTGAGTCATGCTAACGCATTCTCCAAAGCAGCTGGTGGTGCATCGCATCCCGTCAGTATTGGTGTTCCCACTGAAAGACCAGCAACTATCAAG GAGATGGAAGTCATTGTTCCAGACCCAACTATAGTGTATTCAAGTTCTGGCATTGTTGAATCGAAGTCAGTAGGAACATTGTCATCATTGCAGAAGCAAGATGGTCAAAGAGGACTATTTGTGGATAGGGGTGTAGGATCTCCAAGGCTAGTCAAATCACCTAGTTTAACTACTTTTACTGTTGATCAGAATGTTCATTCAGAAGCCAAG GACCCAATACCAGCAGCTGCAGGCGCTGTTGCTGCTGCAGCTGTAGCAGACCAGATGCTAGGTCCAAAGGAGGATAGACATCTAGCTATTGTCCTG GTTGGCTTACCTGCTAGGGGCAAAACTTTTACGGCAGCTAAACTCACTAGATATCTTCGTTGGTTGGGTCATGACACCAAACACTTTAATGTGGGAAAG TACCGAAGACTAAAGCTTGGGACTAATCAG TCTGCTGACTTCTTCCGAGGAGATAATCCAGAAGGCATAGAGGCGCGCAATGAG GTAGCAGCTTTAGCTATGGAGGATATGATAGCTTGGATGCAAGAGGGTGGCCAA GTAGGGATATTTGATGCTACAAACAGTTCCAGGAAAAGACGGAATATGTTAATGAGAATGGCTGAAGGAAAATGCAAG attttttttttagagacaATATGCAATGATCGCCAGATAATTGAAAGAAATATCCGCCTCAAAATTCAACAGAGCCCTGACTATGCTGAAGA ACCAGATTTTGAAGCTGGATATCGGGATTTCAGAAGTCGACTTGACAATTACGAAAAA GTTTATGAAACTGTAGAAGAAGGTTCTTACATCAAAATGATTGACATGGTCAGTGGTCATGGTGGACAAATACAA GTGAACAATATTAGTGGCTATCTTCCTGGGCGTATTGTCTTTTTCTTG GTGAATACACACCTAACACCTCGTCCAATCTTGCTGACGAGGCATGGAGAAAGTCGAGACAATGTCAGGGGCAGGATTGGGGGTGATTCTGTTTTGAG TGATACTGGAGAGGTTTATGCTAAGAAACTAGCTAATTTTGTGGAAAAGCGTCTGAAAAATGAAAGAGCGGCTTCT ATATGGACCAGCACATTGCAGAGAACAATTTTGACTGCTAATCCAATTGTTGGAtttcccaag ATACAATGGCGTGCACTTGACGAGATAAATGCAGGTGTATGCGATGGGATGACATatgaagaaattaagaaaaacatGCCCGACGAGTACGA GTGCCGCTTCACACAATTATAG
- the LOC113742916 gene encoding 6-phosphofructo-2-kinase/fructose-2,6-bisphosphatase-like isoform X4, whose protein sequence is MGTGSSKNPDCSSSHGSDDREDQGGGQLYVSLKMEENSYLLKSELIPHVYGSVPLVGSWDPSKALAMERESSSMWELSFVVPPNHETLDFKFLLKPKYSNSPCVVEEGPNRLLTGGTLQGDARSAVFRLSGGEVLLEYRVFIKADRVSPFDLAASWRAYQENLQPSTVRGIPDVSMNSVPESGTEEMEVIVPDPTIVYSSSGIVESKSVGTLSSLQKQDGQRGLFVDRGVGSPRLVKSPSLTTFTVDQNVHSEAKDPIPAAAGAVAAAAVADQMLGPKEDRHLAIVLVGLPARGKTFTAAKLTRYLRWLGHDTKHFNVGKYRRLKLGTNQSADFFRGDNPEGIEARNEVAALAMEDMIAWMQEGGQVGIFDATNSSRKRRNMLMRMAEGKCKIFFLETICNDRQIIERNIRLKIQQSPDYAEEPDFEAGYRDFRSRLDNYEKVYETVEEGSYIKMIDMVSGHGGQIQVNNISGYLPGRIVFFLVNTHLTPRPILLTRHGESRDNVRGRIGGDSVLSDTGEVYAKKLANFVEKRLKNERAASIWTSTLQRTILTANPIVGFPKIQWRALDEINAGVCDGMTYEEIKKNMPDEYESRKKDKLRYRYPRGESYLDVIQRLEPVIIELERQRAPVVVISHQAVLRALYAYFADRPLKEIPHIEVPLHTIIEIQMGVSGVQEKRYKLM, encoded by the exons ATGGGGACTGGTTCATCAAAAAACCCGGACTGCAGCAGCTCCCATGGCAGCGACGACAGGGAAGACCAAGGCGGGGGCCAGCTCTACGTCTCCCTTAAAATGGAGGAAAACAGTTACCTCCTCAAATCCGAACTCATTCCCCACGTCTACGGCTCCGTTCCCCTCGTCGGCTCCTGGGACCCCTCCAAAGCC CTTGCGATGGAACGCGAATCCTCCTCAATGTGGGAATTGAGCTTCGTTGTCCCACCTAATCACG AGACATTGGATTTTAAGTTTCTGTTGAAGCCCAAGTACAGCAATTCGCCATGTGTAGTGGAGGAAGGTCCCAACAGGCTGTTAACAGGGGGAACATTACAAGGGGATGCAAGGTCTGCAGTGTTCCGCTTGAGTGGAGGTGAGGTTCTTCTTGAGTATAGGGTGTTTATAAAGGCCGACAGGGTTTCCCCATTTGATCTTGCGGCTAGTTGGAGGGCTTATCAGGAGAATCTTCAGCCTTCTACTGTTCGTGGTATACCGGATGTTAGTATGAATTCCGTACCAGAGTCGGGTACCGAG GAGATGGAAGTCATTGTTCCAGACCCAACTATAGTGTATTCAAGTTCTGGCATTGTTGAATCGAAGTCAGTAGGAACATTGTCATCATTGCAGAAGCAAGATGGTCAAAGAGGACTATTTGTGGATAGGGGTGTAGGATCTCCAAGGCTAGTCAAATCACCTAGTTTAACTACTTTTACTGTTGATCAGAATGTTCATTCAGAAGCCAAG GACCCAATACCAGCAGCTGCAGGCGCTGTTGCTGCTGCAGCTGTAGCAGACCAGATGCTAGGTCCAAAGGAGGATAGACATCTAGCTATTGTCCTG GTTGGCTTACCTGCTAGGGGCAAAACTTTTACGGCAGCTAAACTCACTAGATATCTTCGTTGGTTGGGTCATGACACCAAACACTTTAATGTGGGAAAG TACCGAAGACTAAAGCTTGGGACTAATCAG TCTGCTGACTTCTTCCGAGGAGATAATCCAGAAGGCATAGAGGCGCGCAATGAG GTAGCAGCTTTAGCTATGGAGGATATGATAGCTTGGATGCAAGAGGGTGGCCAA GTAGGGATATTTGATGCTACAAACAGTTCCAGGAAAAGACGGAATATGTTAATGAGAATGGCTGAAGGAAAATGCAAG attttttttttagagacaATATGCAATGATCGCCAGATAATTGAAAGAAATATCCGCCTCAAAATTCAACAGAGCCCTGACTATGCTGAAGA ACCAGATTTTGAAGCTGGATATCGGGATTTCAGAAGTCGACTTGACAATTACGAAAAA GTTTATGAAACTGTAGAAGAAGGTTCTTACATCAAAATGATTGACATGGTCAGTGGTCATGGTGGACAAATACAA GTGAACAATATTAGTGGCTATCTTCCTGGGCGTATTGTCTTTTTCTTG GTGAATACACACCTAACACCTCGTCCAATCTTGCTGACGAGGCATGGAGAAAGTCGAGACAATGTCAGGGGCAGGATTGGGGGTGATTCTGTTTTGAG TGATACTGGAGAGGTTTATGCTAAGAAACTAGCTAATTTTGTGGAAAAGCGTCTGAAAAATGAAAGAGCGGCTTCT ATATGGACCAGCACATTGCAGAGAACAATTTTGACTGCTAATCCAATTGTTGGAtttcccaag ATACAATGGCGTGCACTTGACGAGATAAATGCAGGTGTATGCGATGGGATGACATatgaagaaattaagaaaaacatGCCCGACGAGTACGA GTCACGAAAAAAGGACAAGCTGAGATATAGATACCCTCGTGGCGAGTCTTACCTGGATGTTATACAAAG GCTAGAGCCTGTGATTATTGAGCTTGAACGACAACGGGCACCTGTTGTGGTGATATCTCACCAG GCGGTACTGAGAGCTTTGTATGCTTATTTTGCGGATAGACCATTGAAGGAAATTCCGCACATAGAG GTGCCGCTTCACACAATTATAGAGATACAAATGGGAGTTAGTGGTGTCCAGGAGAAAAGATACAAGCTCATGTAA
- the LOC113742916 gene encoding 6-phosphofructo-2-kinase/fructose-2,6-bisphosphatase-like isoform X3 yields MGTGSSKNPDCSSSHGSDDREDQGGGQLYVSLKMEENSYLLKSELIPHVYGSVPLVGSWDPSKALAMERESSSMWELSFVVPPNHETLDFKFLLKPKYSNSPCVVEEGPNRLLTGGTLQGDARSAVFRLSGGEVLLEYRVFIKADRVSPFDLAASWRAYQENLQPSTVRGIPDVSMNSVPESGTENCSSASLELDLEHYVVPAPTTSANSGLLYAANMTETPRSLSHANAFSKAAGGASHPVSIGVPTERPATIKEMEVIVPDPTIVYSSSGIVESKSVGTLSSLQKQDGQRGLFVDRGVGSPRLVKSPSLTTFTVDQNVHSEAKDPIPAAAGAVAAAAVADQMLGPKEDRHLAIVLVGLPARGKTFTAAKLTRYLRWLGHDTKHFNVGKYRRLKLGTNQSADFFRGDNPEGIEARNEVAALAMEDMIAWMQEGGQVGIFDATNSSRKRRNMLMRMAEGKCKIFFLETICNDRQIIERNIRLKIQQSPDYAEEPDFEAGYRDFRSRLDNYEKVYETVEEGSYIKMIDMVSGHGGQIQVNTHLTPRPILLTRHGESRDNVRGRIGGDSVLSDTGEVYAKKLANFVEKRLKNERAASIWTSTLQRTILTANPIVGFPKIQWRALDEINAGVCDGMTYEEIKKNMPDEYESRKKDKLRYRYPRGESYLDVIQRLEPVIIELERQRAPVVVISHQAVLRALYAYFADRPLKEIPHIEVPLHTIIEIQMGVSGVQEKRYKLM; encoded by the exons ATGGGGACTGGTTCATCAAAAAACCCGGACTGCAGCAGCTCCCATGGCAGCGACGACAGGGAAGACCAAGGCGGGGGCCAGCTCTACGTCTCCCTTAAAATGGAGGAAAACAGTTACCTCCTCAAATCCGAACTCATTCCCCACGTCTACGGCTCCGTTCCCCTCGTCGGCTCCTGGGACCCCTCCAAAGCC CTTGCGATGGAACGCGAATCCTCCTCAATGTGGGAATTGAGCTTCGTTGTCCCACCTAATCACG AGACATTGGATTTTAAGTTTCTGTTGAAGCCCAAGTACAGCAATTCGCCATGTGTAGTGGAGGAAGGTCCCAACAGGCTGTTAACAGGGGGAACATTACAAGGGGATGCAAGGTCTGCAGTGTTCCGCTTGAGTGGAGGTGAGGTTCTTCTTGAGTATAGGGTGTTTATAAAGGCCGACAGGGTTTCCCCATTTGATCTTGCGGCTAGTTGGAGGGCTTATCAGGAGAATCTTCAGCCTTCTACTGTTCGTGGTATACCGGATGTTAGTATGAATTCCGTACCAGAGTCGGGTACCGAG AATTGTTCTTCAGCAAGTTTGGAGCTTGATCTTGAACACTATGTTGTCCCGGCTCCAACAACGTCTGCAAACTCTGGATTGCTTTATGCAGCTAATATGACAGAAACTCCTAGGTCACTGAGTCATGCTAACGCATTCTCCAAAGCAGCTGGTGGTGCATCGCATCCCGTCAGTATTGGTGTTCCCACTGAAAGACCAGCAACTATCAAG GAGATGGAAGTCATTGTTCCAGACCCAACTATAGTGTATTCAAGTTCTGGCATTGTTGAATCGAAGTCAGTAGGAACATTGTCATCATTGCAGAAGCAAGATGGTCAAAGAGGACTATTTGTGGATAGGGGTGTAGGATCTCCAAGGCTAGTCAAATCACCTAGTTTAACTACTTTTACTGTTGATCAGAATGTTCATTCAGAAGCCAAG GACCCAATACCAGCAGCTGCAGGCGCTGTTGCTGCTGCAGCTGTAGCAGACCAGATGCTAGGTCCAAAGGAGGATAGACATCTAGCTATTGTCCTG GTTGGCTTACCTGCTAGGGGCAAAACTTTTACGGCAGCTAAACTCACTAGATATCTTCGTTGGTTGGGTCATGACACCAAACACTTTAATGTGGGAAAG TACCGAAGACTAAAGCTTGGGACTAATCAG TCTGCTGACTTCTTCCGAGGAGATAATCCAGAAGGCATAGAGGCGCGCAATGAG GTAGCAGCTTTAGCTATGGAGGATATGATAGCTTGGATGCAAGAGGGTGGCCAA GTAGGGATATTTGATGCTACAAACAGTTCCAGGAAAAGACGGAATATGTTAATGAGAATGGCTGAAGGAAAATGCAAG attttttttttagagacaATATGCAATGATCGCCAGATAATTGAAAGAAATATCCGCCTCAAAATTCAACAGAGCCCTGACTATGCTGAAGA ACCAGATTTTGAAGCTGGATATCGGGATTTCAGAAGTCGACTTGACAATTACGAAAAA GTTTATGAAACTGTAGAAGAAGGTTCTTACATCAAAATGATTGACATGGTCAGTGGTCATGGTGGACAAATACAA GTGAATACACACCTAACACCTCGTCCAATCTTGCTGACGAGGCATGGAGAAAGTCGAGACAATGTCAGGGGCAGGATTGGGGGTGATTCTGTTTTGAG TGATACTGGAGAGGTTTATGCTAAGAAACTAGCTAATTTTGTGGAAAAGCGTCTGAAAAATGAAAGAGCGGCTTCT ATATGGACCAGCACATTGCAGAGAACAATTTTGACTGCTAATCCAATTGTTGGAtttcccaag ATACAATGGCGTGCACTTGACGAGATAAATGCAGGTGTATGCGATGGGATGACATatgaagaaattaagaaaaacatGCCCGACGAGTACGA GTCACGAAAAAAGGACAAGCTGAGATATAGATACCCTCGTGGCGAGTCTTACCTGGATGTTATACAAAG GCTAGAGCCTGTGATTATTGAGCTTGAACGACAACGGGCACCTGTTGTGGTGATATCTCACCAG GCGGTACTGAGAGCTTTGTATGCTTATTTTGCGGATAGACCATTGAAGGAAATTCCGCACATAGAG GTGCCGCTTCACACAATTATAGAGATACAAATGGGAGTTAGTGGTGTCCAGGAGAAAAGATACAAGCTCATGTAA